The Bacillota bacterium genome contains a region encoding:
- a CDS encoding F0F1 ATP synthase subunit epsilon has translation MADRVETGGPVVLEVLTPARRVLRDAVEAVVVPGRQGLLGVLPRHSPMLVILRAGVVLFRREGRKERLAVSGGVCQVLEDRVLVLADAAELAHDIDVLRARAARDRALARLRSRSAQVDEARARAAFERAVARLRAAGADKS, from the coding sequence ATGGCGGATAGGGTGGAAACCGGAGGTCCCGTAGTTCTGGAAGTGCTCACGCCCGCGCGGCGGGTGCTCAGGGATGCAGTGGAAGCGGTGGTCGTCCCCGGGCGCCAGGGCTTGCTGGGGGTCTTGCCCCGCCATTCGCCCATGCTGGTCATCCTGCGTGCCGGGGTGGTGCTTTTCCGGCGGGAAGGCAGGAAGGAGCGGTTGGCGGTGAGCGGGGGCGTGTGTCAGGTCCTGGAAGACCGGGTGCTGGTGCTGGCGGATGCCGCCGAACTGGCCCACGACATTGACGTGCTGCGGGCCCGCGCCGCCCGCGACCGGGCCCTGGCCCGGCTCCGTTCCCGTTCGGCCCAGGTCGACGAGGCGCGCGCGCGGGCTGCGTTCGAACGGGCCGTGGCCCGGCTGCGCGCGGCTGGCGCCGACAAATCGTAG
- the murA gene encoding UDP-N-acetylglucosamine 1-carboxyvinyltransferase, translating to MESRLVVNGGNRLFGAVPIEGAKNSALPLLAASLLAEGGVVLHQVPRLDDVRTMVEVLQVLGARVSADGRTVMVSAGRLDGHEAPYEQVRRMRASLLVMGPLLARVGKARMALPGGCAIGVRPIDLHIKGLSVLGARVAARAGQVDIRASGLQGGRVYLDWPSVGATENIMMAAVLARGTTYIENAAEEPEIVDLANFLNAMGARVVGAGTNVIRIDGVPQLAGGEHTIIPDRIEAGTYLVAGAITGGDVTVEGVVPEHLKAVVAKLREAGAVVEEDATRVRLRAQGRPRPTDVRTMPYPGFPTDMQAQIMALLSVADGCSVLTETVFENRFMHVEELKRMGANIKIEGRSAVVRGVKKLTGAPVKASDLRAGAGLVLAALAADGATEVSGVNHLDRGYVDLHLKLRSLGAAVTRTV from the coding sequence ATGGAATCCAGGCTGGTAGTCAATGGGGGTAATCGGCTTTTCGGCGCGGTGCCCATAGAGGGGGCCAAGAACTCGGCCCTCCCCCTTCTGGCTGCGTCTTTGCTCGCCGAGGGCGGGGTGGTCCTGCACCAGGTGCCGCGGCTGGACGACGTCCGCACCATGGTGGAAGTGCTGCAGGTGTTGGGCGCCAGGGTGAGTGCCGACGGCCGCACGGTGATGGTCTCCGCAGGCCGGTTGGACGGTCATGAGGCCCCCTACGAGCAGGTGCGCAGGATGCGGGCCTCTCTCCTCGTCATGGGTCCCTTGCTGGCCCGGGTGGGCAAGGCCCGCATGGCCCTCCCCGGTGGATGCGCCATCGGTGTGCGACCCATCGACTTGCATATCAAGGGTCTCTCCGTGCTGGGGGCGCGCGTGGCGGCCCGGGCCGGGCAGGTGGACATCCGCGCCTCCGGCCTGCAGGGCGGGCGCGTGTACCTGGACTGGCCCTCCGTAGGTGCCACCGAGAACATCATGATGGCGGCAGTGCTCGCCCGGGGCACCACCTACATCGAAAATGCGGCCGAAGAGCCCGAGATCGTGGACCTCGCCAATTTCCTCAATGCCATGGGCGCGCGGGTGGTGGGGGCGGGGACCAACGTGATCAGGATAGATGGTGTGCCCCAGCTGGCCGGGGGCGAGCACACCATCATCCCCGACCGCATCGAGGCGGGCACCTACCTGGTGGCGGGCGCCATCACCGGGGGCGACGTGACGGTGGAAGGTGTGGTTCCCGAGCACCTCAAGGCGGTGGTGGCCAAGCTGCGGGAAGCGGGGGCGGTGGTGGAGGAGGACGCCACCCGCGTTCGCCTGCGGGCCCAGGGGCGGCCCCGTCCCACCGACGTGCGCACCATGCCCTACCCGGGTTTCCCCACTGACATGCAGGCTCAGATAATGGCGTTGCTTTCGGTGGCCGACGGATGCAGCGTGCTCACGGAGACGGTGTTCGAGAACCGCTTCATGCATGTGGAAGAGCTCAAGCGCATGGGGGCAAACATCAAGATCGAAGGCCGGAGCGCCGTGGTGAGGGGGGTGAAGAAGCTCACCGGGGCCCCGGTGAAGGCCAGCGACCTGCGGGCCGGTGCCGGGCTGGTGCTGGCCGCCCTGGCTGCAGACGGCGCTACTGAAGTGTCCGGCGTCAACCACCTGGATCGCGGTTACGTGGACCTGCACCTCAAGCTCCGTTCCCTGGGCGCCGCCGTAACCCGCACCGTGTAA
- the spoIID gene encoding stage II sporulation protein D, with protein MKRALLALLGFLVLLLIFLPALLVGIKPRPVPPSAGYAITVRVLRHDNGQTLDLPLEEYVKGVVAAEMPAAFHPEALKAQAVLARTYVVRRLRLFGGPGVADGSADVSSDPTQGQAWLDQRALRQKWGLLGYYRYWGKVSAAVDTTSGQILTYQGEVADGLYHSTCGGHTESAREVWGNDVPYLTGVPCDYCRQSPRYRTQVYVPLRTLGQAVPSSAGGSSSGASKTPVPELLESTVTGRVRLLQVGGVTVRGTEARERLGLPSTWFSWQVEGDRVRFDVRGWGHGVGMCQYGADGQARQGRSYLEILQYYFPGTTVRLIFSE; from the coding sequence TTGAAGCGAGCTTTGCTTGCTCTGCTTGGCTTCCTGGTGCTGTTGCTGATTTTTCTTCCCGCCCTGCTGGTGGGCATAAAGCCGCGCCCCGTACCCCCCTCCGCCGGGTATGCCATCACGGTCAGGGTCCTGCGCCACGACAACGGACAGACCCTCGATCTGCCCCTGGAGGAATATGTGAAGGGTGTGGTGGCAGCCGAAATGCCGGCTGCCTTTCACCCCGAGGCCCTGAAGGCGCAGGCGGTACTGGCCCGAACTTACGTGGTGCGGCGGCTGCGGCTGTTCGGCGGACCAGGGGTGGCCGACGGGAGCGCCGATGTTTCCTCCGATCCCACGCAGGGACAGGCATGGTTGGACCAGCGGGCCCTGCGCCAGAAGTGGGGCCTGCTGGGCTACTACCGTTACTGGGGCAAAGTCTCCGCCGCAGTGGACACCACCAGCGGGCAGATCCTCACCTATCAGGGCGAGGTGGCCGACGGGCTTTACCACTCCACCTGTGGAGGGCACACGGAATCGGCCCGCGAGGTATGGGGAAACGACGTCCCCTACCTGACCGGAGTACCGTGCGATTACTGCCGCCAGTCGCCGCGCTACCGCACCCAGGTGTACGTCCCGCTGCGCACCCTCGGGCAGGCGGTGCCTTCCTCGGCGGGAGGGTCTTCTTCCGGGGCAAGCAAAACACCGGTACCTGAACTGCTGGAGTCCACCGTGACGGGGCGGGTCAGGTTGCTCCAGGTGGGGGGAGTGACCGTCAGGGGAACCGAGGCTCGTGAGCGCCTGGGCCTGCCCTCCACCTGGTTCTCCTGGCAGGTCGAAGGCGACCGCGTGCGTTTCGACGTCCGGGGCTGGGGGCACGGGGTGGGGATGTGCCAGTACGGCGCCGACGGCCAGGCCCGGCAGGGCCGCTCCTACCTGGAAATCCTGCAGTACTATTTCCCCGGCACCACCGTCCGCCTCATTTTCTCCGAATGA
- a CDS encoding M23 family metallopeptidase, which yields MAPPEAAGPAPGELAWPLPGKVTADYGFAYSEVHGDWRLHAGIDLEGEGGRAVTAAAGGVVKLVSRNPRDGCVVEIDHGGGIVTAYLHLGKALVRKDDRVNRGQVVGHLGEPGEGEPGGPHLHFEVRMDGSTRNPLDWLSPR from the coding sequence GTGGCGCCGCCGGAAGCGGCCGGGCCCGCACCGGGAGAACTGGCCTGGCCCCTGCCGGGGAAGGTGACCGCCGATTACGGCTTCGCCTACTCGGAGGTCCACGGGGATTGGAGATTGCACGCCGGGATCGATCTGGAAGGAGAGGGGGGCCGCGCCGTCACTGCGGCTGCCGGAGGCGTGGTGAAGCTGGTATCCCGTAACCCGAGGGACGGATGCGTGGTGGAAATCGACCACGGGGGCGGCATCGTGACCGCCTACCTGCACCTGGGGAAGGCCCTGGTGCGCAAGGACGACAGGGTGAACCGGGGGCAGGTCGTCGGTCACCTGGGCGAGCCGGGTGAAGGCGAGCCGGGCGGACCGCACCTGCACTTTGAGGTGAGGATGGACGGGAGCACCCGGAACCCCCTAGACTGGCTGTCCCCGCGTTAG
- the spoIIID gene encoding sporulation transcriptional regulator SpoIIID: MNDFIWRRVLDVSQYIYRTGATVRDAARQFGVSKSTVHKDVSERLPHINVELADQVRKVLEFNKAQRHIRGGEATRRKYQTVTR; the protein is encoded by the coding sequence GTGAACGACTTCATCTGGAGGCGTGTCTTGGACGTTTCCCAGTACATTTACCGCACCGGAGCCACGGTGAGGGACGCGGCCCGCCAGTTCGGGGTATCGAAGAGCACCGTCCACAAGGATGTATCCGAAAGACTACCGCACATCAACGTGGAACTGGCCGATCAGGTAAGAAAGGTCCTGGAGTTCAACAAGGCCCAGCGGCACATCCGGGGAGGAGAGGCGACCAGGCGTAAGTATCAGACGGTCACGCGCTAG
- the mreB gene encoding rod shape-determining protein MreB → MATDVGVDLGTASVLIFVRGKGVVLREPSVVAVAADTGRVLAVGEEARRMLGRTPGTIVAVRPLREGVIADFDLTEAMLQHFLARVLGRRAILRPSVVVCIPSACTAVERRAVIEAAMRAGASRALVIQEPLAAALGAGLDITQARGHLVCDIGGGTTDVAVISLGGVVTAGSVRVGGDKCDEAIVRYLRQRHNLGVGDRTAEELKIGIGTAAPDLRHDEMEVRGRDLVSGLPRSFMVTSIDLAEAMAEPLSEILHLIRGVLERTPPELAADIADQGVVLTGGGALLHGMDVFISRETGLAVHIPDDPISCVARGTGRALDFLACHPDHVEFMRKLSVV, encoded by the coding sequence TTGGCGACTGACGTGGGGGTGGACCTGGGGACCGCCAGCGTGCTCATTTTCGTGCGCGGCAAGGGAGTGGTCCTGCGGGAGCCTTCCGTGGTGGCGGTAGCAGCCGACACCGGGAGAGTCCTGGCGGTGGGTGAGGAGGCTCGCCGCATGCTGGGGCGCACCCCGGGGACCATCGTGGCGGTGCGTCCCCTGCGAGAAGGTGTGATCGCCGACTTCGACCTCACCGAAGCCATGCTTCAGCATTTCCTGGCCCGGGTGCTGGGCAGGCGGGCGATCCTGCGTCCCTCCGTGGTGGTGTGTATCCCCTCGGCCTGTACGGCGGTGGAGCGGCGGGCGGTGATCGAAGCGGCCATGCGTGCCGGAGCCAGCCGGGCCCTGGTCATCCAGGAACCCCTGGCTGCCGCCCTGGGGGCGGGGCTGGACATCACCCAGGCGCGGGGGCACCTGGTGTGCGACATCGGCGGCGGCACCACCGATGTGGCGGTCATATCCCTGGGAGGGGTGGTGACCGCCGGCAGTGTCAGGGTGGGCGGGGACAAGTGCGACGAGGCCATCGTCCGCTACCTGCGGCAGCGGCACAACCTGGGGGTGGGTGATCGCACCGCCGAGGAGCTGAAGATCGGCATCGGCACCGCTGCGCCGGACCTGCGGCATGACGAGATGGAGGTGCGGGGGCGAGACCTCGTGAGCGGGTTGCCCCGCAGCTTCATGGTGACGTCGATCGACCTGGCCGAGGCCATGGCCGAGCCCCTGTCGGAGATCCTGCACCTTATTCGCGGGGTCCTGGAGCGTACCCCTCCCGAACTGGCCGCTGACATCGCCGACCAGGGTGTGGTGTTGACCGGCGGAGGGGCGCTGCTGCACGGCATGGACGTGTTCATCTCCCGAGAAACGGGCCTCGCCGTGCACATACCCGACGATCCCATTTCCTGCGTGGCCCGGGGGACGGGCCGGGCCCTGGACTTCCTCGCCTGCCATCCGGACCACGTGGAGTTCATGCGCAAGCTGAGCGTGGTGTGA
- a CDS encoding flagellar hook-basal body protein yields the protein MLRGIYAAASGMAAGLDQLDAIADNAANAQTPGFKGRVPVVTGFRSLILSRIRDGPVAEVGPLSTGAGVEALVTDFGAGPLRPAEDPLAVAITGPGFFVVQAPGGEAYTRNGMFRLDSQGRLVTGTGHLVLGEQGPIEAGPDASILATGEVVSGGRVVDRLRVVDFARRDALQRIGDGLFVAGPQAGLPRAVEAALTPGFVESANVNPVTEMVRLIAVLRAYEACQKALRVQDDTLGQAVREVGRV from the coding sequence ATGCTGAGGGGCATCTATGCGGCCGCAAGCGGCATGGCCGCGGGACTCGACCAGCTGGATGCAATTGCGGACAATGCGGCCAATGCTCAGACGCCCGGCTTCAAGGGGCGCGTCCCCGTGGTCACGGGCTTTCGTTCCCTGATCCTTTCCCGCATAAGGGATGGCCCTGTGGCGGAGGTCGGTCCTCTCTCAACCGGGGCCGGAGTGGAAGCCCTGGTCACGGATTTCGGTGCCGGTCCTCTGCGACCGGCAGAAGATCCCCTGGCCGTGGCCATCACCGGGCCGGGTTTCTTCGTCGTCCAGGCGCCCGGCGGGGAGGCCTACACCCGCAACGGCATGTTTCGTCTGGACAGCCAGGGAAGGCTGGTCACCGGTACGGGCCATCTCGTGCTGGGAGAACAGGGTCCCATCGAAGCCGGACCCGATGCCTCGATTCTGGCCACCGGCGAGGTGGTGAGCGGGGGCCGGGTGGTGGATCGCCTCAGGGTGGTCGATTTCGCCCGGCGGGATGCACTGCAGCGCATCGGGGACGGGCTCTTTGTTGCCGGGCCGCAGGCGGGACTGCCGCGAGCGGTCGAGGCAGCACTCACGCCGGGATTTGTGGAGAGCGCCAACGTCAATCCGGTGACCGAAATGGTGAGGCTGATCGCCGTGCTCCGGGCTTACGAAGCCTGTCAGAAGGCCCTCCGGGTGCAGGACGATACCCTCGGGCAGGCGGTGCGGGAAGTCGGCCGCGTCTGA
- a CDS encoding flagellar hook-basal body complex protein — MLRALWAAASGMVAQQTAVDVISHNLANVNSPGFKATRVEFGDVVATTNPPPPTGESPVGAGVRVVATMPSFLPGQLEETGQPLDLAIHGPGFFQVELENGDILYTRSGSFHMGSDRRIYNSDGHQLVVSSWDTLEGVDAGSIHVDTGGRIQAQAGGASHELGQVTLVTFPNPAGLQAVGGGLYRQTDASGEAETDSAPGEIWQGFLERANVQVVEEMVGLIMAQRAYEMNSKVVQAADDMLGMANNLRR, encoded by the coding sequence ATGCTGAGGGCGTTGTGGGCGGCGGCATCGGGAATGGTGGCCCAGCAGACGGCGGTGGATGTCATTTCCCACAACCTGGCCAACGTCAACAGCCCCGGTTTCAAAGCCACTCGGGTCGAGTTCGGAGACGTGGTGGCGACTACAAATCCACCTCCGCCCACCGGGGAATCTCCGGTGGGGGCGGGGGTGAGGGTGGTGGCGACCATGCCCTCTTTCCTCCCGGGCCAGCTGGAGGAAACCGGCCAGCCCCTCGACCTGGCCATCCACGGGCCCGGATTCTTCCAGGTGGAGCTGGAAAACGGGGACATCCTGTACACGAGGTCGGGTTCGTTCCACATGGGGTCTGACAGGCGGATATACAACTCCGATGGACACCAGCTGGTGGTTTCTTCGTGGGACACGCTGGAAGGAGTCGATGCCGGGTCCATCCACGTCGATACCGGTGGGCGCATCCAGGCCCAGGCGGGTGGAGCGTCCCACGAGCTGGGGCAAGTCACTCTGGTGACGTTCCCCAACCCAGCCGGATTGCAGGCCGTGGGAGGGGGGCTCTACCGCCAGACGGATGCTTCGGGCGAGGCGGAAACGGACAGTGCACCGGGAGAGATCTGGCAGGGCTTTCTGGAGAGGGCGAATGTGCAGGTCGTCGAAGAGATGGTGGGGCTGATCATGGCCCAGCGCGCGTACGAGATGAACAGCAAGGTGGTGCAGGCCGCCGATGACATGCTCGGCATGGCCAACAACCTGCGCCGTTAA